A segment of the Mastacembelus armatus chromosome 7, fMasArm1.2, whole genome shotgun sequence genome:
TCAACATGATTTATTTTCGGCAGCTAACCCAaactctctgtgtctgtctccctcAGCTGATCAGGTCTATGGAGATCAGGATATGCACGAAGTGGTCAGGAAACACTGTATGGACTACCTGGTGAGTCACTCTGACATCTGACCCCACACTCAGCAATGAGCCAACAACATTTATGCAAAGAAGAGAAGGGGTTCCTCAGGCAGAGCAGGGACTGAAGGACTGAGTTCACAGCTGCTTCTCCTCACAGACCACACAAGGGAAGAAATAATGGCATCAAAACATGACTATCTGTAACTCTGAACAGGTTTTGATTTGAGGCCTGTGTTTAACACATATCTCAGGCTAAATAAAGACCTTTAGTTTAACATTACTTACTTTACTTACCCTGCCTGAGAGTGTCTGACAGTGCAGTTCATTTTGGGAAGCACCTTCAGGCTTTCTTGATTCATGTTAAGCACTGggtctcttctttcctcttaaTGTTCATTGGATCTGTCTGGGGACTGTTGAGCTCAGAGATCTTTTCTGTCACTCAGATTGTTAAAGCAGTTCGCCAGGTGTGAGTCAGTAAAAatgtttctcctcctgcagaTGAAGAATGCCGACTATTTCTCCAATTATGTGACAGAGGACTTCACCACATACAtcaacaggaagaggaaaaacaattGCCATGGCAATCATATTGAGATGCAGGCCATGGCTGAGATGTACAACAGACCTGTGGAGGTGTACCAGTATAGCACAGGTGAGGCTGTGTCTGATAAGCCCTGCTTGCCCATCTTTATCAGCCAATCATGTCCCACCAACCTGaccctcctgctcctcctcctgccacAGAGCCAATCAACACGTTCCATGGCATCCACCAGAACAATGATGAGCCAATCAGAGTCAGCTACCACCGCAACATTCACTACAACTCTGTGGTGAACCCCAACAAGGCCACGATCGGGGTCGGACTGGGACTGCCCGCCTTCAAACCAGGGGTATCAAACCTAGACACGCTGTTCATAATAAACCTCCAGAAATCCACTTAGAGATGAGGGGaaacacaggctgcagaacttcattcagaatcctgctgtttttaaatttctttcagTATCACAGTAATTCATCGGTTTactacaaacagcagctggtcacaGTCCATTCTGCTGCTTCAATGAGACACTTTGactaaatcaaaacaaacaggctATAAAACAGGTCTGAGCTAGTAGCTCACACCATCGCCACTCACTGACTTAACATTATCCTGTACCTAGGCAGgaaaaatgtttacagtaaatagaTACCTTGTGAACTGGTGTGTGCTTTAACTGACCATGAATACCTCCCCTCCAGTACGCAGAGCAGTCTCTGATGAAGTCGGCCATCAAGACGTCAGAGGAGTCGTGGATTGAGCAACAGATGTTAGAGGACAAGAAGAGAGCAACAGACTGGGAGGCCACCAACGAGGCCATTGAGGAGCAGGTGGCCCGGGAGTCTTACCTGCAGTGGTTGCAGGACCAGGAGAAACAGGCCAGACAGGTAAGGTGGtcacctgttttctttgtgtgtgtccagtaAACTGAGGTGTACTGTTATAATTTGAACAGGAAAATGTTTCAGCCCACAtccatttgttttgttcatcaGCCCCGTAAGGCCAGCGCTACCTGCAGCTCGGCCACAGCGGCAGCTTCCAGTGGGCTAGAAGACTGGAGTGCCCGGTCGCCACGGCAACGTGACTCTGACCCCTCCCACTCCCACTCTGACCTCGCTACTGCTCCATCAACCAACAACAAGCCCCCGTCCCCGGCCGGAGCTGCACTCATCCTTAGCAAGCCCCCCTCCCCCTGCGCGCCAGGtaacgcacgcacacacacacaagtatatCGTTCTGACTACAGCTGATATGTGCAGTGCTGAACCAATGAGGAAACAGTGAGATGTGTTTTCCCTCCAGAAACCTTCCCTAGGCAATATGAACTCCTCTGGCTAAATCTTCCCTGGAGGAACCTGGGGCTGAAAACTCGAATCTTTCATAGAAACAGACTTGGCCGCATTTCGTGATCCAGTTTCCAGTTCTTGAAATGTCCGTCTGCTGGCACGTTGTTTTGCTCTCAGTTTGTGGTCGATAATAATCAGGATGCCCAAAACAATGTCTAGTCTTGTTTTCATGTTACAGACTCATTTGCCTAATCTTCCTGAGGCTTTGTGCCTATTCTGGTTACGGCAGTCGCAGTTCACTGGAGGAAGTTTCATCCCTGGGAAAGTTCCTGGACATGACCTCTTATGAGTTTAAAGTTCCTGGTGGTTTTGGTGGGAATGCCCCTTTGAGCTGTGATGGATTATATGGTCATATGTACTGAACTAGTGAGGCAACGTGTCAATACCTGACTCAAGTGTTTGCACTGCTAACctgttgtctgtgtgtaggTCCCAGTAACCAGAGTCGTCACCATCTGGAGTACAGAGCCATCATGCAGGAAATGTCGCCGACAGCGTTTGGTAAGAAACACGTTTGTTGTAACCTtcacaactaaatgtctaacCCTGGCCCCTTTAACCTAACGCTGACCCAACCTGATCCCGAACTTATACCTGGTTCTAACCCAAACCCTTAAATCATGTCTCTACCCACAAACCGCCTTTTGAATGTGAGGATATACACACTACTAGTCTAAACGTTTTAGAACACCcctttttccagtttttattgaaatgtaaGCAGTTCAAGTCCAGTGAATAACCTGAAATGGTATCAAGGTATGGAGTAAACTGCCAGGGGTTACCAAGAACTGcaaataatgtacatttcacAGTTCCACAAAAATCTCTTCATACCATGTTAAAAACTTATACCTGTTCTGCAGCAAGGGAAGGAAATAAGCCTTAATAGTTGACGCTAATAGTTCCTGCAGGTGTGTTACTACACCCTCTAAGCAGTGTTTGGACAATATTGTTCTGCAGCAAGTGGTATACTGCTCTCATAATGCCAAGAAGGACAATtaaaggcagacagacagacagagcatcATAACCCTTAAAGTGCACGTCTTTCCTTCAAATAAACTGCTAAGAAAGCCCAGGTGTCAGTGAGTCCAGGGAGTCCTGGCAGACCCAAAGCCACAACAGCTCTGTCTCCAGATTTAAACCCCCATCGAGCTGGTTTGGGATGACCTGGACAGTAAGGTGAAACCTCTGCAACGTGGTTGGTTTCTGTTTAAAAGAGATTGCCACCAGTGTTGTACAAATGTATTTACCCCTGCCTGGCATGGTTGGAGAAACACtgggcatttttaaaaactataaatgGTATGcagaagacaaatgaaaaaatgaccTGACACGTCAAAGCAGTCACCCTGCTTGTCgtgcagctgtttgtgttatttGCTGTCAAACCGCGATATGAGTCACCAGGAAGTAGCCATGCGGAgcgccgtgtgtgtgtgtgtgtgtgtgtgggtgtgtgtgtgtgtgggtgggtgggtgtgcgtgtgcgcgcgtgtgtgtgtgtgtgtgtgtgtgtgtgtgggtgggtgtgtgcgtgcgtgtacacgcacacgcgcgcgcacactCTACCAGAAATATAGCAGGTTATCCTTTCATTTATGCCTTTATCTTGAAAGTTGTGTTGGCCTGTCCACCTCCTTTGGACAGATGGACACTTCTTCTCAGTgagtccctgtgtgtgtttgtgtgtatcagGTCTGACAGACTGGGAGGACGATGAGATTCTGGCATCAGTGCTGGCTGTGTCTCAGCAGGAGTACCTGGACAGCATCAAACACCAGAGCACCGCCATGCACCGAGAGCGAGAGCCATCACCCGACAGCAGCTGATAACCAGCTGATACACATGCACCAAcacaatgacctttgacctcctctCCCCCCCCTCCCACACTGTCCTGACCCTTCCACCTCTGAAGAGATCGACcagggaaaaaataaaacttcaaagaaagaaatgcacacttgtttttcttctctttcaacTCATCCGTTCATCACTGTCCCTCCTTCcctgtttcctttcctttcccctTTCAGCCTCCCCACTTTCCCGCCCTCCATCATCTTTGGTTGCTACTCAGACGGAGCTCAGTCTTAATGCAGTTGTGGGATCAGCTGTGACTGTAAGTGTCAAcagttttggtctttttgttttggtgacCACAGTCGTCATAATCAGATTCATTGTTCTGGCCTTTCAGTGGCTTATCCGGACTGATAAACAGGATGTGATTTGGCAACAACTTAACACCTGGAGTCTTATGTCTACATTTTGAAGCAGGTACCTGCTAATACAGCTAACAGGCTGCTCTAACATTAGCTCGGTAGAATTGAGACAACCGGTCTAACCATGTCCCCCGGGCTGCCTTAGCTTGACTGATTCAGCGGTACCTACATGATGACTTGTGACTCAGCTTTGCTAAGGATACTTCCTTCTCAAAGCGAGGAATGTAAAGCAAAATGTACCAGGACAGCCAGGGAAGGCCGTGTTAGCCTGCAGAGCCCAGAGCATTAGGACTGGAGCTTAGTGACGACAGCAAAATTGGTTCTGGCTCAGCTTTTGAAGTTGGGAGCCATTTTGCTTGAGGATTGCTGATCACAGTTGAAAGAGAGGACCAACCAGCCTGTATCAACACCATGCAGGCTAATGTAGCATGCTCTTAAACAGGCAGGCTATCACCTGAAgtctcactgtgtttttattgccaggtactGCAAACATCCCCCGGTCAGTTCTGGTTAGCATTCCTCACAGAGCAGTGCTAATGACTGATGGCAGCTTGTTAGCTGTGTTAACATTCTTTGAGTTAGCATCTAAAGTGTAA
Coding sequences within it:
- the otud5a gene encoding OTU domain-containing protein 5-A isoform X1, whose protein sequence is MTILPKKKPSSGVGVSDHADDSDRRSGSDPHQHPHAGRTAARPRASPPPWSYQPAPPSARDDRRSIEASSRPQQASPPPVGSVSPVGPGDGRDSSGGIVAGSRGELVVSAGVVGCGGGIGGCCSGPGLSKRRRQAGTCSGAVVAALAGGGQPGVTGPGGVGSSQDTEEGAGNNSEDEYENAARLQSMDPATVEQQEHWFEKALREKKGFVIKKMKEDGACLFRAVADQVYGDQDMHEVVRKHCMDYLMKNADYFSNYVTEDFTTYINRKRKNNCHGNHIEMQAMAEMYNRPVEVYQYSTEPINTFHGIHQNNDEPIRVSYHRNIHYNSVVNPNKATIGVGLGLPAFKPGYAEQSLMKSAIKTSEESWIEQQMLEDKKRATDWEATNEAIEEQVARESYLQWLQDQEKQARQPRKASATCSSATAAASSGLEDWSARSPRQRDSDPSHSHSDLATAPSTNNKPPSPAGAALILSKPPSPCAPGPSNQSRHHLEYRAIMQEMSPTAFGLTDWEDDEILASVLAVSQQEYLDSIKHQSTAMHREREPSPDSS
- the otud5a gene encoding OTU domain-containing protein 5-A isoform X2, yielding MTILPKKKPSSGVGVSDHADDSDRRSGSDPHQHPHAGRTAARPRASPPPWSYQPAPPSARDDRRSIEASSRPQQASPPPVGSVSPVGPGDGRDSSGGIVAGSRGELVVSAGVVGCGGGIGGCCSGPGLSKRRRQAGTCSGAVVAALAGGGQPGVTGPGGVGSSQDTEEGAGNNSEDEYENAARLQSMDPATVEQEHWFEKALREKKGFVIKKMKEDGACLFRAVADQVYGDQDMHEVVRKHCMDYLMKNADYFSNYVTEDFTTYINRKRKNNCHGNHIEMQAMAEMYNRPVEVYQYSTEPINTFHGIHQNNDEPIRVSYHRNIHYNSVVNPNKATIGVGLGLPAFKPGYAEQSLMKSAIKTSEESWIEQQMLEDKKRATDWEATNEAIEEQVARESYLQWLQDQEKQARQPRKASATCSSATAAASSGLEDWSARSPRQRDSDPSHSHSDLATAPSTNNKPPSPAGAALILSKPPSPCAPGPSNQSRHHLEYRAIMQEMSPTAFGLTDWEDDEILASVLAVSQQEYLDSIKHQSTAMHREREPSPDSS